In the Marinomonas algicola genome, one interval contains:
- a CDS encoding GDSL-type esterase/lipase family protein: MKSVDLVFLGDSITQAWETNGMNVWDTFYRPRNALNLGFNGDRTEHVLWRLEHGAVEGIRPKLLVLSIGTNNTGHRQDPAEETALGIQKIVDALQERLPNITILLLAIFPRSAKPTQRMRRLNNDINALIQSYADNTSVFYLDINPHFLTEDGRLTSDVMTDFLHPNKDQYLMIARLLEPHIKRLMLE; encoded by the coding sequence ATGAAGTCCGTCGACCTGGTTTTTCTAGGGGATTCCATTACCCAAGCGTGGGAAACAAATGGCATGAACGTATGGGACACATTTTATCGACCTCGTAACGCACTGAACCTTGGGTTTAACGGTGACCGAACCGAGCACGTATTGTGGCGTCTTGAACATGGCGCGGTGGAAGGAATTCGTCCTAAATTGTTGGTACTGTCTATCGGCACTAACAACACAGGACACAGACAAGATCCAGCAGAAGAAACAGCGCTTGGCATCCAGAAAATAGTGGATGCTTTGCAAGAAAGGCTTCCCAATATCACGATTTTACTGCTGGCCATATTTCCCCGGAGCGCAAAACCGACACAAAGAATGCGACGATTAAACAACGACATTAATGCCCTTATTCAATCCTACGCGGATAATACCAGCGTCTTTTATCTGGATATTAATCCGCATTTTTTAACTGAAGACGGTCGCTTAACAAGTGACGTGATGACGGATTTTTTACACCCTAATAAAGATCAATACCTCATGATCGCTAGATTACTCGAACCTCATATCAAACGCCTTATGTTAGAGTAA